One segment of Megachile rotundata isolate GNS110a chromosome 4, iyMegRotu1, whole genome shotgun sequence DNA contains the following:
- the cic gene encoding putative transcription factor capicua isoform X2 has protein sequence MLTAHSEMHEKRGDPLGGGQYGTGGGGGGSSIDEKSIPEQPPPPPAPPQRDPSDPTISAKKLPKKRKFDPSELEEMDKTSNVTSNINNMVNIRAPNMPLGQSGLVQQSTIATRQSPQQQESDCYQVSSAHSVVVLPPQSTAVDYSVREEPLRSHPRPATVAIDLSEWRDHRVLALRDSYYYPGVIRNVVQGEIYIEFDGERKLMRYTDVLGAGRYDVIGDASPSAGQVTLDAKVCIKCPTSNNHIDTATVFVKGTVCKILTKPKRFVVKIPREDDQSDHYIVKRADLRLVQPPWWDELEEGLEDCDSSRVEGIEHGYRNSSEAPTAVPILQLHHTPHHTSHISTHSDTSGYYRTTGTSPLMTLGTSAHSATTALSNGSRPYDDLESEDDLDREDITFPSDADAKLSGSSKRSSMQSRGSTSSLVEQRSITPRSQAATPRSQAATPHRYKKGDVVTTPSGVRKKFNGKQWRRLCSKEGCSKESQRRGYCSRHLSLKGSGLRGPTNTFPGSRMDGEETSRDSDTSPNYGDRRIAGRFDQDETEAANMLVSLGSSRSATPAFSSPTGQSSISPCINQSPVPPLGLNQNNVFMPISSPAHHAAPLISPGAKWKHSPTQSTFLTQYQQQVIKPEPNRVVRSNRPAPTAPVPPASIGASVIRISPVSRGISGPNLTLSWSEQSPPPRHPSVVTTIAQQQQGIILQHALTTNNGFPSHSEIPEQNPQILKPSHSPHMPPLSAPTPQNLTLLHKPLEQPVDYAQPQPQSQPIYVMQHQHEKKYLVIKSNMDVPAAGHITNPDDKYRSGLMNHLGQLPASLHQTQCQPPQSPAVSSVHVDKLSVLQQASKIATHASTHMDMQRTQPPPTSVVMTTTTEASNPPTPTSVFQHVIVQPGHLVQIPKTQPSREENSKNNGVLYGSHDVPPAYQPHPPSLLNNAVRNWKKAFSWQTTVLDQAEVSPPPSALSPPLSAPPIPISMSTPGEDGSAPGPDPITPAEEEDDDVFEAEPTTPAEVETSANKRRSQSLSALHSKEPQSPLKTKDRIRRPMNAFMIFSKRHRAVVHQRHPNQDNRTVSKILGEWWYALGPEEKQKYHDLASEVKEAHFKAHPDWKWCSKDRRKSSTTSFKGSESRGKLNSTGEDTDMGPPTDDVPLTPRATDEITVPVTTVYNEAPTIEVINQSHTHRIMEMPLQVETTESDIKQDEDGNASDEDQMVICEDPQPEIDLKCKDKLTDSDNDVQDEDGEKKCYTQSRFSPVSGQKREAMNVKQEVTCRPKPIKARIPSTGIETTTKYHHSSMDKGGTVSVLSSTYPYHSPVNPTGVSGFQPTGGAFITMPISPKVIKPEPVKNEQQYSTQYSMSNLVASIHENGRNMPKFTAAPVLHSPLQSLGTILRPLTSAVPYQPSFTLTLLDNDLVAVSKPQQGSQYLGPTPPHPRMYCGFHIPISDAGNRNISSQGLISNNKMETQSVIVSKSYSVSTTPSTTSNYRGIGHPIARLAEPEKNENQVGNNHAQFYVTNVKSEQERKDTVNILLPVVNDKHKQPSTPHTPHTPLSNHANEVPTNKSYSIDETQNNDVGPSKGPFMLAPTPAQLGRAPLQRRQSMAMPPTSNAGDHGPLTSQHCDNRPQTSISQATEQMQQQNFSESHASPSPSTKKGSFFKKNVEDGMDRVLEQVNFQEKFSSLPEFKPEDIQSPSAITINTAGSSGHSSVVTSGLHSSNLQSSMQMQSYRKKSTQGPHRPTINEDDIESDTSVSATPKSTSSVKLTGNTFFGPDFNVDAYRTNSDLVDVDASSPRTPKTPGGGAGNSVGIGRNENERGHRKVLEQRRHLVMQLFQECGYFPSTQATTTFQAKHSDIFPNKTSLQLKIREVRQKLKANSTPMSANSLVSPLPVSEPSPNVTGPLTAPPTSMGAPHSLPVSSSGS, from the exons ATGCTGACTGCTCATTCTGAGATGCACGAGAAACGGGGGGATCCCCTTGGAGGCGGACAATATGGAACAGGCGGGGGTGGCGGCGGCAGTTCGATTGACGAAAAATCTATTCCAGAACAGCCACCCCCGCCCCCGGCGCCTCCACAGAGGGATCCATCGGATCCAACGATAAGTGCTAAGAAACTTCCAAAGAAACGAAAGTTTGATCCATCGGAACTCGAGGAGATGGATAAAACTAGCAATGTAACGAGCAACATCAACAATATGGTGAACATACGGGCGCCGAATATGCCACTCGGTCAATCAGGTTTAGTTCAACAGTCAACCATAGCGACACGGCAATCTCCGCAGCAGCAAGAATCCGATTGTTATCAA GTATCCTCGGCACATTCGGTGGTAGTTCTACCACCCCAAAGTACAGCAGTGGATTATTCTGTTCGAGAAGAACCATTACGTTCTCATCCTCGGCCTGCTACTGTTGCTATTGATCTCAGTGAGTGGCGCGACCACAGAGTGTTAGCTTTAAgggattcatattattatccggGTGTTATTCGTAACGTTGTCCAAGGAGAGATTTACATAGAGTTTGACGGGGAAAGGAAACTGATGCGTTACACGGACGTTTTGGGTGCGGGAAGGTACGATGTGATAGGTGATGCTAGCCCGTCGGCAGGGCAGGTGACTTTAGATGCGAAAGTTTGTATTAAATGTCCAACGTCAAACAATCATATTGACACGGCTACAGTGTTTGTAAAGGGGACAGTGTGCAAGATTCTAACAAAACCCAAGCGTTTTGTTGTTAAAATACCAAGGGAAGATGATCAGAGTGATCATTATATTGTGAAACGTGCGGATTTACGATTAGTCCAACCACCGTGGTGGGACGAACTGGAAGAAGGGCTGGAAGACTGTGATTCTTCGAGGGTTGAAGGAATTG AACATGGCTATCGAAATTCTTCAGAAGCTCCAACAGCAGTGCCAATTTTACAGCTCCATCATACACCTCACCATACATCTCATATATCAACTCATAGCGACACAAGTGGTTATTACAGAACGACTGGTACTAGTCCGCTCATGACTTTAGGCACTTCTGCACATTCTGCCACTACAGCGTTAAGTAATGGAAGCCGACCGTATGATGATTTAGAAAGTGAAGATGACTTAGATAGGGAAGATATTACATTCCCTTCGGATGCAG ATGCAAAATTGTCAGGGAGTAGTAAAAGGAGCAGTATGCAAAGTCGAGGAAGTACCAGTAGTCTAGTTGAGCAGCGCAGTATAACTCCTCGTTCTCAAGCAGCCACGCCCAG ATCTCAGGCGGCAACGCCACATAGATATAAAAAAGGTGATGTAGTGACTACACCAAGTGGAGTTAGGAAGAAATTCAATGGTAAACAGTGGCGTAGACTTTGTAGCAAAGAAGGATGTTCCAAAGAAAGTCAGCGCAGAGGATACTGTTCTCGTCATCTTAGTTTGAAAGGATCTGGTCTCAGGGGTCCAACAAATACTTTTCCTGG TAGTAGGATGGATGGTGAAGAAACATCTAGAGATTCTGATACCTCTCCAAATTATGGAGACAGGAGAATTGCTGGTCGGTTTGATCAGGATGAAACCGAAGCTGCTAATATGCTTG TGTCTTTGGGAAGTTCTAGATCAGCAACGCCAGCCTTTTCATCGCCAACAGGACAATCTTCAATATCTCCTTGTATTAACCAGTCTCCAGTACCACCTTTGGGTCTTAATCAAAACAACGTGTTTATGCCAATTTCAAGTCCTGCACATCATGCGGCTCCATTAATCTCGCCTGGTGCGAAATGGAAACATTCACCTACTCAATCTACTTTTCTCACCCAGTATCAACAGCAAGTTATAAAACCTGAACCTAATAGAGTGGTTAGATCGAATCGACCAGCTCCAACTGCTCCTGTTCCCCCTGCTAGTATAGGAGCAAGTGTGATAAGAATCTCTCCTGTGAGTCGTGGTATATCTGGACCTAATTTAACTTTATCGTGGTCGGAACAAAGCCCACCACCGCGACACCCATCGGTTGTGACGACTATAGCTCAACAACAGCAAGGCATCATTCTTCAACATGCGCTCACGACAAACAACGGTTTTCCAAGTCATTCTGAAATTCCAGAACAAAATCCGCAAATATTAAAACCATCTCATTCGCCTCATATGCCACCATTGTCTGCACCAACGCCACAAAACTTGACTCTTCTGCATAAGCCTCTGGAACAGCCAGTTGACTATGCGCAACCTCAGCCTCAAAGCCAGCCAATTTATGTGATGCAACATCAACACGAAAAAAAGTATCTTGTGATAAAAAGTAATATGGATGTACCTGCAGCAGGGCATATAACTAATCCAGATGATAAATACAGATCAGGATTAATGAATCATTTAGGTCAACTTCCAGCATCGTTACATCAAACGCAATGTCAGCCACCACAGTCACCTGCTGTCTCATCCGTCCATGTCGATAAATTATCCGTTCTACAGCAA gCAAGTAAAATTGCTACACACGCATCCACACATATGGATATGCAAAGAACACAACCACCACCTACGAGCGTTGTAATGACAACTACCACTGAAGCTTCGAATCCACCTACTCCAACAAGTGTCTTCCAACACGTAATTGTACAACCCGGACATTtggttcaaattccaaaaacgcaACCATCCAGAgaagaaaattcgaaaaacaATGGAGTCCTGT ATGGCAGCCACGATGTTCCTCCTGCATACCAGCCCCATCCCCCATCATTACTGAACAATGCAGTGCGCAACTGGAAAAAAG CTTTTTCCTGGCAGACGACGGTATTGGATCAAGCAGAAGTGAGTCCCCCACCATCCGCACTGAGTCCACCTTTGAGTGCACCTCCGATTCCAATAAGTATGAGTACACCTGGTGAAGATGGGTCGGCTCCAGGTCCAGATCCTATAACACCCGCCGAAGAAGAGGATGACGATGTTTTTGAAGCGGAACCGACAACGCCCGCAGAAGTTGAGACTAGTGCTAATAAGAGACGCAGTCAATCTCTTAGTGCGCTGCATTCCAAAGAGCCCCAGAGTCCACTTAAA ACTAAAGACAGAATACGTCGGCCAATGAACGCATTTATGATTTTTTCAAAACGACACCGTGCAGTGGTGCACCAGAGACATCCAAATCAAGATAATCGAACAGTGTCTAAAATATTGGGAGAATGGTGGTATGCTTTAGGTCCAGAGGAGAAACAGAAATATCATGATCTTGCATCAGAGGTGAAAGAAGCACATTTTAAAGCACATCCCGACTGGAAATGGTGTAGTAAAGATAGACGGAAATCTTCGACTACGAGCTTTAAGGGTAGTGAATCTCGAGGGAAATTGAACAGTACCGGAGAAGATACGGACATGGGACCACCAACAGATGATGTACCATTAACGCCAAGAGCTACCGACGAAATTACTGTTCCCGTTACTACTGTATATAACGAAGCTCCCACGATCGag GTTATAAATCAGTCACATACGCATCGGATAATGGAAATGCCTTTACAAGTCGAAACAACAGAGTCAGATATAAAACAAGATGAAGATGGTAATGCATCGGACGAAGATCAAATGGTCATCTGTGAAGACCCACAACCTGAAATAGATTTGAAATGCAAAGATAAATTAACGGACAGCGACAATGATGTACAAGATGAAGATGGTGAAAAGAAATGTTACACGCAGTCACGATTCTCGCCTGTGAGTGGTCAAAAGAGGGAAGCGATGAATGTTAAACAAGAAGTTACCTGTAGGCCTAAACCCATTAAAG CACGAATACCTTCAACAGGTATTGAAACCACGACAAAGTATCATCACTCTTCTATGGATAAAGGGGGAACGGTGTCTGTTTTATCAAGCACGTACCCTTACCATAGTCCTGTCAACCCAACTGGAGTATCAGGTTTTCAACCAACCGGCGGAGCATTCATAACTATGCCAATATCTCCAAAAGTCATTAAACCGGAACCAGTAAAAAATGAACAACAATACAGTACTCAATACAGCATGAGCAATCTGGTAGCAAGCATTCACGAAAATGGAAGGAATATGCCTAAATTTACAGCTGCCCCGGTTTTACATTCT CCGTTGCAGTCTTTAGGCACTATTCTTCGCCCCCTTACTTCAGCTGTCCCTTATCAACCATCGTTCACTCTAACATTGCTCGATAACGATTTGGTGGCTGTTTCCAAACCGCAGCAGGGATCGCAGTATCTTGGTCCAACACCGCCACATCCCCGGATGTATTGTGGATTCCATATACCCATCTCCG atGCTGGCAATCGCAACATATCTTCACAAGgtttaatttctaataataagatGGAAACACAAAGTGTCATTGTGAGCAAATCTTACTCGGTTTCGACGACACCATCCACTACGTCGAATTATCGAGGGATTGGTCATCCGATAGCACGGCTTGCCGAACCTGAAAAGAATGAGAATCAAGTAGGAAACAATCATGCTCAGTTTTATG TAACCAATGTAAAATCTGAGCAAGAAAGGAAAGATACGGTTAATATCCTGCTACCTGTTGTGAATGATAAACATAAACAGCCATCTACACCACACACTCCTCATACGCCTCTCAGTAATCATGCTAATGAAGTTCCCACTAATAAATCATATTCCATAGATGAAACCCAAAATAATGATGTTGGTCCAAGTAAAGGTCCTTTTATGCTTGCTCCAACTCCAGCACAACTTGGCCGTGCGCCATTACAAAGGAGACAATCAATGG CAATGCCTCCCACATCGAATGCAGGAGACCATGGGCCTTTGACGTCTCAACATTGTGACAATCGTCCACAAACAAGCATATCTCAAGCCACAGAACAGATGCAACAACAAAATTTCTCAGAATCTCATGCTTCGCCTTCACCTTCTACCAAAAAAGGGTCTTTCTTTAAGAAAAATGTTGAGGATGGAATGGACAG AGTTCTTGAGCAAGtgaattttcaagaaaaattcTCGTCTCTACCGGAGTTTAAACCAGAAGATATACAAAGTCCAAGTGCAATCACTATCAATACAGCGGGTTCGTCTGGTCACAGTTCAGTAGTAACATCCGGTTTACATTCATCAAACTTACAATCGTCAATGCAAATGCAAAGTTACCGCAAAAAGTCTACACAAGGACCTCATAGGCCCACAA TAAATGAGGACGATATCGAATCAGATACATCAGTGTCTGCTACTCCAAAATCAACTTCCAGTGTCAAATTGACGGGAAACACGTTCTTTGGTCCAGATTTTAACGTCGATGCTTACCGAACTAACTCCGATTTAGTAGACGTTGACGCTAGTTCTCCCAGGACGCCAAAGACTCCTGGGGGTGGTGCTGGAAATTCGGTGGGAATAGGTAGAAACGAAAATGAACGGGGCCACAGAAAGGTGTTGGAACAACGTCGACATCTTGTGATGCAATTGTTTCAAGAATGTGGTTATTTTCCTTCGACTCAGGCTACTACAACTTTTCAAGCTAAACATTCAGATATATTTCCTAATAAGACAAGTTTGCAATTGAAGATCAGGGAAGTCAGACAAAAATTGAAAGCTAATTCAACACCTATGAGTGCTAACAGTCTGGTTAGTCCGTTACCTGTTTCTGAACCTTCACCCAATGTGACTG GACCATTGACTGCTCCTCCTACATCGATGGGAGCTCCACATTCACTGCCTGTAAGCAGTAGTGGTAGCTAG